One genomic window of Acidobacteriota bacterium includes the following:
- the ndk gene encoding nucleoside-diphosphate kinase, with the protein MAVQRTFSIIKPDATERNLTGAINAVIEKAGLRIIGQRRIQMTKAQAERFYGVHRARPFFGELVDFMTSGPVVVQVLEGPDAVAKYREVMGATNPADAADGTIRKLFAKSIGENSVHGSDSADNAALEIVQFFSEADLTA; encoded by the coding sequence ATGGCCGTTCAGCGTACCTTTTCCATCATCAAGCCCGACGCCACCGAGCGTAACCTCACCGGCGCCATCAATGCCGTGATCGAGAAGGCCGGCCTGCGCATCATCGGCCAGCGCCGCATCCAGATGACCAAGGCCCAGGCCGAGCGCTTCTATGGCGTGCACCGTGCCCGCCCGTTCTTCGGCGAGCTGGTGGACTTCATGACCTCCGGCCCGGTGGTCGTGCAGGTGCTTGAAGGCCCGGACGCCGTTGCGAAATACCGTGAAGTCATGGGCGCCACCAACCCGGCAGACGCCGCCGACGGCACCATCCGCAAATTGTTTGCCAAGTCGATCGGCGAGAACTCGGTGCACGGCTCGGACTCGGCCGACAATGCCGCGCTCGAAATCGTCCAGTTCTTCTCGGAAGCTGACCTGACCGCCTGA
- a CDS encoding zinc ribbon domain-containing protein — translation MNITPAPVPNLYWTCADCGTRNSITASACSQCSKARGAYQKVDGSDRLVQDVLKDAIRAHLERQSARTGDPNDMFPIPTPEMTCTKCGTRNKITQAVCSNCGTPLIPVQATTGVPNDMFPVPTPEWTCSKCGTRNKVTHAFCANCGNALVPGQSRGNDPNDMNPVPIPEWTCSKCGTRNRVTQAVCSNCNNPLMPVQGQAGAAGDADAVRAALRDQIASARADALKGLKKPPG, via the coding sequence ATGAACATCACACCCGCGCCGGTGCCGAACCTGTATTGGACCTGCGCCGATTGCGGCACGCGCAATTCGATCACCGCCTCGGCCTGCTCGCAATGCAGCAAGGCGCGCGGCGCCTACCAGAAGGTCGATGGCAGCGACCGCCTCGTGCAGGACGTGCTTAAGGACGCCATCCGCGCCCACCTCGAACGGCAGAGTGCGCGCACCGGCGACCCCAACGACATGTTTCCCATTCCCACGCCGGAAATGACCTGCACGAAATGCGGCACGCGGAACAAGATCACGCAGGCGGTCTGCTCGAACTGCGGCACGCCGCTGATCCCCGTGCAGGCGACGACCGGCGTTCCCAACGACATGTTTCCGGTTCCGACGCCCGAGTGGACGTGTTCGAAGTGCGGCACGCGCAACAAGGTAACGCACGCTTTCTGCGCCAATTGCGGCAACGCCCTCGTGCCCGGGCAATCGCGCGGGAATGATCCGAACGACATGAATCCGGTTCCGATCCCGGAATGGACCTGTTCAAAATGCGGAACACGCAACCGGGTCACACAGGCGGTCTGCTCGAACTGCAACAATCCGCTGATGCCGGTTCAGGGGCAGGCGGGCGCAGCCGGTGACGCCGATGCGGTGCGCGCGGCGCTGCGCGACCAGATCGCGTCGGCCCGCGCCGATGCGCTCAAGGGACTGAAGAAGCCGCCGGGCTGA
- a CDS encoding NADP-dependent oxidoreductase, whose protein sequence is MQQIVLAQYCDGPPKPSDFRLETVPTPEPKDGQFRVRHVWSSVDPGTRSRLSGGDSYAAALPLGKPIDGFSVGVVDASNNPDWPVGTKVFCAGGWKTHSVQSGKGFIGKVMDVPGVPLSAWIGVLGVPGLTAWFGVKDVARFKAGDAVLVTSAAGPVGATAGQLAKSWGASKVVGVAGSDAKCRWLVDEAGFDAAINYKTVENLDAAIAEQFPKGVDVLFDNVGNAMVNRVLPLMAMHGRICISGQVADYNLTPEQTPGIVNTKPFITHRVNMQGLVVFDFARGFPDALGSMAKMIADGSLKTQEERFEGIASMPEAFCGLFRGENAGRRVVRVGED, encoded by the coding sequence ATGCAGCAGATCGTATTGGCCCAATATTGCGACGGGCCACCGAAACCGTCTGACTTCCGGCTGGAAACCGTACCGACACCCGAACCCAAGGACGGACAATTCCGTGTACGGCATGTCTGGTCTTCGGTAGACCCCGGCACGCGCTCGCGCCTTTCCGGCGGCGACAGCTATGCTGCAGCCCTGCCGCTCGGCAAACCGATCGACGGGTTCAGCGTCGGCGTGGTCGATGCCTCAAACAATCCTGACTGGCCGGTCGGCACCAAAGTGTTCTGCGCCGGCGGCTGGAAAACCCATTCGGTCCAGTCCGGCAAGGGCTTCATCGGCAAGGTGATGGACGTGCCGGGCGTGCCGCTGTCCGCCTGGATCGGCGTGCTCGGCGTGCCGGGCCTGACTGCCTGGTTCGGTGTGAAGGATGTGGCGCGCTTCAAGGCCGGCGACGCCGTGCTCGTCACTTCAGCGGCCGGGCCGGTGGGTGCAACCGCCGGCCAGCTGGCGAAAAGCTGGGGCGCCTCGAAAGTCGTCGGCGTCGCCGGATCGGATGCGAAGTGCCGCTGGCTGGTGGACGAAGCGGGCTTCGATGCCGCGATCAACTACAAGACCGTCGAGAATCTCGATGCGGCCATCGCCGAGCAGTTTCCGAAAGGTGTCGATGTGCTGTTCGACAATGTCGGCAATGCGATGGTCAACCGCGTTCTGCCGCTGATGGCGATGCACGGCCGCATTTGCATTTCCGGACAGGTTGCAGACTATAATCTGACCCCGGAGCAAACGCCCGGCATCGTCAACACCAAGCCGTTCATCACCCACCGCGTGAACATGCAGGGCCTCGTCGTGTTCGACTTTGCGCGCGGCTTCCCGGACGCGCTCGGCAGCATGGCGAAGATGATCGCCGACGGATCCCTGAAGACCCAGGAAGAGCGCTTCGAAGGAATTGCTTCGATGCCGGAAGCCTTCTGCGGCCTGTTCCGGGGCGAAAATGCCGGCCGCCGCGTCGTGCGCGTCGGCGAAGACTAG
- a CDS encoding N-acetyltransferase: MNDIVITKEDGPRKGRYVARIAGIEAEGEIAYTHPKPGVLSANHTGVPDAMGGRGVAKALLDFMLDDARTNGFKIVPVCPYVRGQYARHPEWSDLFTIPPGVDP, translated from the coding sequence ATGAACGACATCGTCATCACCAAGGAAGACGGCCCCCGCAAGGGCCGCTACGTCGCCCGGATCGCCGGCATCGAGGCCGAAGGCGAAATCGCCTATACGCATCCGAAGCCCGGTGTGCTCAGTGCCAACCATACCGGCGTGCCCGACGCGATGGGCGGGCGCGGCGTCGCGAAAGCCCTGCTCGACTTCATGCTGGACGACGCCCGGACCAACGGCTTCAAGATTGTTCCTGTCTGCCCGTATGTGCGAGGCCAATACGCCAGGCACCCGGAATGGTCTGACCTCTTCACTATCCCGCCCGGCGTCGATCCCTGA
- a CDS encoding phosphoribosylglycinamide formyltransferase, with the protein MRRLRLAILISGRGSNMEALLRAATAQDDYPATPVLVLSNKPEAAGLRFAENAGVPILALDHKPFGKDREAFERELDAALQKAGVEVIALAGFMRVLTPWFVTKWQGRMVNIHPSLLPKYKGLDTHQRAIDAGDTEAGCTVHWVSAGVDEGEIIAQASVPILPGDTAETLAARTLPEEHRLYPLALAMACHKIRAREAAP; encoded by the coding sequence ATGAGGCGGCTCAGGCTGGCGATCCTGATCTCGGGCCGCGGCTCGAACATGGAAGCCTTGCTCCGCGCGGCAACTGCGCAAGACGACTATCCCGCTACGCCGGTACTCGTTCTGTCGAACAAGCCTGAAGCGGCCGGGCTGAGGTTTGCCGAGAATGCCGGCGTGCCCATCCTCGCCCTTGACCACAAGCCGTTCGGGAAGGACCGCGAGGCCTTCGAGCGCGAACTCGACGCCGCGCTGCAGAAGGCGGGCGTGGAAGTGATTGCGCTGGCCGGATTCATGCGCGTGCTGACACCCTGGTTTGTCACGAAGTGGCAGGGGCGCATGGTCAACATCCACCCTTCGCTGCTGCCGAAGTACAAGGGCCTCGACACCCACCAGCGCGCGATCGATGCCGGCGACACGGAAGCCGGCTGCACGGTCCACTGGGTGAGCGCCGGTGTCGATGAAGGCGAGATCATTGCGCAGGCCAGTGTGCCGATCCTGCCGGGCGATACCGCCGAGACACTGGCGGCGCGGACCCTGCCGGAAGAACATCGCCTCTATCCGCTGGCGCTCGCGATGGCATGCCATAAGATACGCGCCAGAGAGGCAGCGCCATGA